The DNA sequence CCGTTTCCCAGTACCCCTTCGGCTGGCTCTCCGACTCAACGGGCAATAGGAAGGGATTCATAGCCTTCGGCGTGGCCTCCATAGGTGTGTTCTACACGGCAATGGCCTTCATCGGCTCCGCCGCTGGCGTTTTAATTCTCAGAACCCTCCAGGGTGTCTCTGGTTCTGCCATGACGCCGGCCCACTCCGCCCTCATATCCGAGCTCTCGACCAGGGCGGGCTCGATATTCGGTCTCTTCAACTCCATCGAAAACGCCGGTTACATGGTGGGCAACTTCCTCGGCTCGGCGATAATCGGCTACCTCGGTGTCAGGAAACTCTTCCTCATTTCCGGTCTCCTCCTCTTCGTCTCAGCCGGGATAGTCATCTTAATCCGCGAGCGCCCGACCGGAAGACGCTCTCTCCTCGGCATGATTCTTGTGCAGGAAGGCAGGGAGAGCTGGAGGGCAACCGTTAATGGCTCGGCCTTCAGGCGATTGATACATGGACGCCTTGGGATGTTCTACGCAACGGTCTTCCTCGTCATGGTCGCCAGCGGGCAGTTCTACAGCGTATCGTCGGTTTATTTCAAGGAGACCTTCGGCGAGTGGAGCGTTGGCGTTATCTTTGGCATCGAGAGCCTCGCGGCCGCGTTAACAGGCTACTTCCTCGGGAAGCTGATAGACAGGTATGGAGCCAAGAGGTTCTACCTGATAGCCATAGCGGGCTACGGCTTGGCTTTTCTGCTCTACGCCTTCGTTAAAAACGTCTGGCTCGTCTTTGGAGTGGCTTTCCTCTCGGGCGTCAAGTGGGTTCTGACGATAAACTCGACCTCTGCCTACGTCGCCCAGAACGTTAAGGTCAGCGAGAGGGCCCAGGGGATGGGCTTGCTCAACGCCATGATGAGCCTCGGCTGGGTCGTCGGGCCTCTCATAGGGGGCTATCTCTCGGGAGTAAGCTTCACGTTGAATTTTATCAGCACGCTGGTTCCCCTCGGGCTGGCCTTCGTTTTAGCCCTCAGACTGCCAGAGTGATGCACTCGGGCGGAACGCGCTCGACTATTCTAACGTTCTTCCCGGCCTTGTAGACTTTCAGGCCCTTTCTCCTCAGGCAGTCGGCGTCTATGACGAGCAGAACGACGTCCCTTCCGTGCCTCCTGCCCGTTTCGAGGGCTTCTTCCCTGCTCGTTGTTAGATGGACGAACTGCCTTTTCATCGGCTTAAGGCCCTCCTCCATAATCCGCCCAAGGTTCCTCTTCGGCGTCCCGTGGTAGAGGA is a window from the Thermococcus sp. genome containing:
- a CDS encoding MFS transporter encodes the protein MAKRELVVAQGKREKTLKLKKLRVKRRNVAILAVAMFIANVSFGMAFPYLSVYMRLLGASMFMVGLLSVAFNLTSTVSQYPFGWLSDSTGNRKGFIAFGVASIGVFYTAMAFIGSAAGVLILRTLQGVSGSAMTPAHSALISELSTRAGSIFGLFNSIENAGYMVGNFLGSAIIGYLGVRKLFLISGLLLFVSAGIVILIRERPTGRRSLLGMILVQEGRESWRATVNGSAFRRLIHGRLGMFYATVFLVMVASGQFYSVSSVYFKETFGEWSVGVIFGIESLAAALTGYFLGKLIDRYGAKRFYLIAIAGYGLAFLLYAFVKNVWLVFGVAFLSGVKWVLTINSTSAYVAQNVKVSERAQGMGLLNAMMSLGWVVGPLIGGYLSGVSFTLNFISTLVPLGLAFVLALRLPE